The following coding sequences are from one Culex quinquefasciatus strain JHB chromosome 1, VPISU_Cqui_1.0_pri_paternal, whole genome shotgun sequence window:
- the LOC6044324 gene encoding adenosylhomocysteinase-like 1 yields the protein MSMSSYTESSSEEDDLSPRDKVQQNSKGFADFCVRNIKQHSFGRHEIEIAEQEMPGIMALRKQALDDKPLKGSNIVGCTHINAQTAVLIETLISLGANVRWAACNIYSTQNEVAAALAESGVPIFAWRGEIEEDFWWCIDKCVHAENWQPNMILDDGGDATHLMLKKYPVMFKMIKGIVDESVTGVHRLYQLSKTGKLTVPAMNVKDAITKTKFDSLYSCKESVIDSLKRATDIMIGGKQVVLCGYGEVGKGCAQALKGLGCIVYVTEIDPICALQACMDGFRVVKLNEVIRTVDVVITCTGNKNVVTREHMDKMKNGCIVCNMGHSNTEIDVNSLRTSELQWEKMRSQVDHIIWPGPDGKRIILLAEGRLVNLSCSSVSSFVASITAATQALALIELFNAPPGRYKADVYLLPKKMDEYVASLHLPTLDAHLTELSDEQARYMGLNKAGPFKPNYYRY from the exons ATGAGTATGA GTTCGTACACCGAGAGCAGTTCCGAGGAGGACGATCTGTCGCCGCGGGACAAGGTCCAGCAGAACTCGAAGGGATTCGCGGACTTTTGCGTGCGCAACATCAAACAGCACTCGTTCGGGCGGCACGAGATCGAGATCGCGGAACAGGAGATGCCCGGGATCATGGCGTTGCGGAAGCAAGCGCTGGACGACAAACCGCTCAAGGGGTCGAACATTGTCGGCTGTACGCACATCAACGCCCAGACGGCCGTCCTCATCGAAACGCTGATCAGCCTGGGCGCCAACGTCAGATGGGCCGCGTGCAATATCTACTCGACGCAG AATGAAGTGGCGGCGGCCCTGGCGGAGAGTGGCGTCCCCATCTTTGCCTGGCGCGGCGAGATCGAGGAGGACTTTTGGTGGTGCATCGACAAGTGCGTGCACGCGGAAAACTGGCAGCCCAACATGATCCTCGACGACGGCGGGGACGCGACGCACCTGATGCTGAAAAAGTACCCCGTCATGTTCAAGATGATCAAGGGAATCGTGGACGAGAGCGTGACGGGGGTGCACCGCCTGTACCAGCTGTCCAAGACGGGCAAGCTGACGGTGCCGGCGATGAACGTCAAGGACGCCATCACCAAGACCAAGTTCGACAGTCTGTACAGCTGCAAGGAGTCCGTCATCGATAG CTTGAAGCGCGCCACCGACATCATGATCGGCGGCAAACAGGTGGTCCTCTGCGGGTACGGCGAGGTCGGCAAGGGTTGCGCCCAGGCCCTCAAGGGTCTCGGCTGCATCGTGTACGTGACCGAGATCGACCCGATCTGTGCCCTGCAGGCCTGCATGGACGGCTTCCGTGTGGTCAAACTAAACGAGGTGATACGGACCGTTGACGTCGTGATCACGTGCACCGGCAACAAGAACGTCGTCACCCGTGAGCACATGGACAAGATGAAGAACGGCTGCATCGTGTGCAACATGGGTCACTCCAACACGGAGATCGACGTCAACAGTCTGCGGACCTCGGAGCTGCAGTGGGAGAAGATGCGCTCCCAGGTCGATCACATCATTTGGCCTGGCCCAGACGGGAAGCGGATCATCCTGCTGGCCGAGGGCCGCCTCGTTAACCTGTCCTGCTCAAGCGTGTCGTCGTTCGTGGCGTCCATCACGGCGGCCACCCAGGCGCTGGCGCTGATCGAGCTGTTTAACGCGCCGCCCGGACGGTACAAGGCCGACGTGTACCTGCTGCCGAAGAAGATGG